In Deltaproteobacteria bacterium, one DNA window encodes the following:
- a CDS encoding lytic transglycosylase domain-containing protein, translating to MKKNDKSIQVRSMLFLFLSLSGFFLIENSSYSPANWSIIDNFRFGPNELGAPTPKSLFTKILSTDILKDTEKRISQNFEVPKGLESRVNFWIEIYSEYSSENKIIHHLDYPWIKYEVFNISDILARPARFNWINPEKAEKETEKKLQFVKSKIASLYKKLKKNVSGQPTVNYDPSSLGLDDEETKYFMMLKSIPGSLTKNIRTAMTRIRVQTGQKDFFQKGLQLANRYLPHMEQIFIEHGLPPEISRLPLVESSFDKTATSKVGAAGLWQFMNHTGKKFLVINSFIDERRSPLKSTEAAAELLKENYLIMGRSWPLAITAWNHGPAGLRKAVKTLNTKDIVNIITYFESKRFSFASENFYSEFLAALYVEKYSDKIFENIVPVPTLIFTPYKLTQRIRPQKIFKNINITENDFVDFNPDLKKAVKLNLPLPKGLTVFIQPDKVQDLAKLENQKVARNEYTK from the coding sequence ATGAAAAAAAATGATAAGTCTATTCAGGTTCGTTCAATGTTATTTTTGTTTTTAAGCCTTTCAGGATTTTTTTTGATTGAAAATTCTTCATACTCGCCCGCAAATTGGTCGATCATAGATAATTTTCGATTTGGCCCAAATGAGCTGGGAGCGCCGACCCCGAAGTCATTATTTACAAAAATCTTAAGTACAGACATTCTTAAGGATACTGAAAAAAGAATTTCCCAAAACTTTGAAGTTCCTAAAGGTTTAGAAAGTAGAGTTAATTTCTGGATTGAAATTTACTCTGAATATTCATCAGAAAATAAAATTATTCATCACTTGGATTATCCATGGATTAAATATGAAGTGTTTAATATTTCTGACATTTTAGCCCGCCCAGCTCGTTTCAATTGGATTAACCCAGAAAAGGCTGAAAAAGAAACTGAAAAAAAATTGCAGTTCGTTAAATCTAAGATTGCTTCTCTTTATAAAAAACTTAAAAAAAATGTTTCTGGCCAGCCTACAGTAAATTATGATCCATCTTCTTTAGGCTTAGATGACGAAGAGACTAAATACTTTATGATGCTTAAAAGCATTCCGGGTTCTTTGACTAAAAACATCAGAACTGCCATGACCCGTATTCGGGTACAAACAGGCCAAAAAGACTTTTTTCAAAAAGGTTTGCAATTAGCAAACAGGTACTTACCACATATGGAACAAATCTTCATTGAGCATGGTCTGCCTCCTGAAATTTCTAGACTACCCTTAGTTGAAAGTAGTTTTGACAAAACGGCCACCAGCAAAGTAGGCGCAGCTGGTTTATGGCAATTTATGAATCATACTGGCAAAAAGTTCTTAGTCATCAATTCTTTTATCGACGAAAGAAGATCTCCTCTTAAATCAACAGAAGCAGCAGCTGAACTTCTCAAAGAAAATTATTTGATAATGGGACGATCCTGGCCCTTAGCTATCACGGCTTGGAATCATGGACCCGCTGGATTGAGAAAGGCCGTTAAAACTTTAAACACAAAAGACATTGTAAATATAATAACCTATTTCGAATCTAAACGATTCAGCTTTGCCTCTGAAAATTTTTATTCAGAGTTTCTAGCCGCATTGTATGTTGAAAAATATTCTGACAAGATTTTTGAAAATATCGTCCCTGTTCCTACTTTGATTTTTACTCCCTATAAGCTGACCCAAAGAATACGGCCTCAAAAGATTTTTAAAAACATCAATATCACTGAAAATGATTTTGTTGATTTCAACCCTGATTTAAAAAAAGCTGTAAAATTAAATCTACCTCTCCCCAAAGGACTAACTGTTTTCATTCAACCAGATAAAGTTCAAGACTTAGCAAAATTGGAAAATCAAAAAGTTGCCCGAAACGAATATACAAAATAG
- a CDS encoding LysR family transcriptional regulator: MNYNHLYYFYEVAKFGSISHAAKYLNLSQPSLSIQIKTLEGNLGFKLIEKKGRNIALTEKGQKVFSQFSRAFQSTQDMFSRIDNKDLNKSLKIGINFEVEPAFVLEVSQKVLKKVSHLDKVNLSLIKEEHLLDRDPFLELDMYITNRKSTESKVFFLFKAINIPINLFQSRVHKVSEGNLILPGKDLVLRDETEFFLAQNTIEHLTPVIETDFVSSIVRSVIDGYGVSYLPISYMLEPMQEGLVMKSGPKKGYWQHSLFVYWKKQDFLADWIFHFYKILSHSIKG, translated from the coding sequence TTGAACTATAATCATCTGTATTATTTTTATGAAGTGGCAAAGTTTGGAAGTATTTCCCATGCGGCTAAATATTTAAACCTTTCTCAACCCTCACTTAGTATTCAAATTAAGACTTTAGAAGGGAATTTAGGGTTCAAGCTAATTGAAAAAAAAGGACGAAATATAGCTTTAACTGAAAAAGGTCAAAAAGTCTTTTCTCAGTTTTCACGAGCCTTTCAATCCACACAAGATATGTTTTCTCGTATTGACAATAAAGACTTGAACAAATCACTCAAGATTGGAATCAACTTTGAGGTAGAGCCGGCCTTCGTCCTAGAAGTTTCTCAAAAGGTCCTTAAGAAAGTAAGTCATTTAGATAAAGTTAATTTGTCTTTAATAAAAGAAGAGCATTTGTTAGATAGGGATCCCTTCCTTGAGTTGGACATGTACATAACGAATAGAAAAAGCACAGAAAGCAAGGTGTTTTTTCTTTTTAAAGCAATAAATATTCCCATCAATTTGTTTCAATCTAGAGTCCATAAAGTCAGTGAGGGAAATCTAATTTTGCCGGGAAAAGATCTGGTTTTAAGAGATGAAACGGAATTTTTTTTAGCGCAAAACACGATTGAACATTTGACTCCAGTGATTGAAACTGATTTTGTTTCATCCATAGTTAGATCGGTAATAGATGGATATGGAGTCTCGTATTTGCCCATTTCTTATATGCTCGAGCCAATGCAAGAGGGACTCGTTATGAAAAGTGGTCCCAAAAAAGGCTATTGGCAACACTCACTTTTTGTTTACTGGAAAAAACAAGATTTTTTGGCTGATTGGATATTTCATTTTTATAAAATATTAAGTCACAGTATCAAGGGTTAG
- a CDS encoding HPF/RaiA family ribosome-associated protein, with protein MRINVHFNNMSKSEAVNDFLLDSLDDIFNKFHVESPDVDVYLNIIRARTEYRHPLFSCEIILKTEFNKNYQKYLKQEEDLYLAIKNATKAVSASLSKCSTKKNDHRRFKRRGEHALTY; from the coding sequence ATGAGAATCAATGTTCACTTCAACAATATGAGTAAGTCTGAGGCCGTTAATGATTTTTTACTCGATAGCCTAGACGATATTTTTAATAAATTCCATGTCGAAAGTCCTGATGTTGATGTCTATTTGAATATTATTCGGGCCAGAACTGAGTACCGGCACCCACTTTTTAGCTGTGAAATTATACTTAAAACAGAATTTAACAAAAATTACCAAAAATATCTAAAACAGGAGGAAGATTTATACCTAGCCATTAAAAATGCAACAAAAGCTGTGAGTGCCTCATTATCTAAGTGTTCAACCAAAAAAAACGATCATCGTCGTTTCAAAAGAAGAGGAGAACATGCTTTAACTTATTGA
- the tsaD gene encoding tRNA (adenosine(37)-N6)-threonylcarbamoyltransferase complex transferase subunit TsaD produces the protein MPNIKLILSIETSCDDTSVALINDQGEVLQLMSANQDLAHSPYGGIVPEIASRNHTFNLLPLTDELLKKANINLNQIQGVAVTNRPGLIGALIVGVTTAKSLAQSLGVPVIGVNHLEGHLLASFLKDKEYEQTKNFDFPFIALAVSGGHTSLYLASDFGKYRIIGTTKDDAAGECFDKFAKMLGFDFPGGAKIDKLSQSGNTKAFDFPRSMILEETLDMSFSGLKSSGHRFIEKNSKEFVQENLADICASFQEAIVDVLISKLDRACKKYSIQKAVVTGGVSANSRLRAKAYEWSQQNNILLSIPPLRYCTDNAAMIGYVGIKRLNAGERSTMTLGPFPEMKESDFIQDFAQVKETKQ, from the coding sequence ATGCCAAATATTAAACTTATTTTGTCAATTGAAACGAGTTGTGATGATACTTCTGTGGCTTTGATTAATGATCAGGGAGAGGTTTTGCAGCTAATGTCAGCAAATCAAGACCTTGCTCATTCACCCTATGGGGGTATCGTCCCAGAAATAGCAAGTAGGAATCATACTTTCAATTTATTGCCTTTAACAGACGAGTTATTAAAAAAGGCAAATATCAATCTAAATCAAATCCAAGGGGTTGCCGTGACGAACCGACCAGGATTGATTGGTGCTTTAATTGTGGGTGTGACCACAGCTAAAAGTTTAGCCCAATCATTGGGTGTTCCTGTGATTGGAGTCAATCATTTGGAAGGACACTTATTAGCTTCCTTTTTAAAGGATAAGGAATATGAACAAACTAAAAATTTTGATTTTCCTTTCATAGCTCTTGCTGTGAGCGGCGGACATACTAGCTTATATTTAGCTAGCGATTTTGGAAAATATCGAATCATCGGAACTACTAAAGATGATGCTGCTGGAGAATGTTTTGATAAATTTGCTAAAATGTTAGGATTTGATTTTCCTGGCGGTGCAAAAATTGATAAATTGTCCCAGAGTGGAAATACAAAAGCGTTCGACTTTCCAAGAAGCATGATTTTGGAAGAAACATTAGACATGAGTTTTTCTGGTTTGAAATCATCAGGGCATCGATTTATTGAAAAGAACTCAAAGGAATTTGTTCAAGAAAATTTAGCTGATATCTGCGCTTCTTTTCAAGAAGCCATTGTAGATGTCTTGATTTCAAAGTTGGATAGAGCCTGTAAAAAATATTCCATTCAGAAAGCCGTTGTCACAGGAGGAGTGAGTGCGAATTCGAGGTTAAGAGCTAAAGCCTATGAATGGAGTCAACAAAATAACATATTATTATCCATTCCACCTCTAAGATATTGTACAGATAATGCGGCGATGATTGGATATGTTGGAATAAAAAGATTAAATGCAGGCGAAAGATCGACGATGACACTTGGACCTTTTCCTGAGATGAAGGAAAGTGATTTTATTCAAGACTTTGCCCAAGTCAAAGAGACCAAGCAATGA
- the smpB gene encoding SsrA-binding protein SmpB, producing MFVSILIIQDNKKARFDYEILETYEAGIVLTGSEVKSLRDKSVQLKDSYISFIKDEAYLQNAHISPYKASSYNNHSPERLRKLLLHKEELQKIFGKIKEKGLSCVPLKIFFKKGLVKLDIALVRGKKLHDKRETIKNRDAAKRLKNDLRT from the coding sequence ATATTTGTGAGCATTTTAATTATACAGGATAATAAAAAAGCAAGATTTGATTATGAAATTCTTGAAACCTATGAGGCCGGAATTGTATTAACTGGGAGTGAGGTGAAATCCTTAAGAGATAAAAGCGTTCAATTGAAAGACTCCTATATTTCCTTTATAAAAGATGAGGCCTATTTGCAAAATGCCCACATCAGCCCTTACAAGGCAAGCAGTTATAACAATCACAGTCCTGAGCGTCTAAGGAAGTTACTCCTTCACAAGGAAGAGTTGCAGAAAATTTTTGGTAAAATAAAAGAAAAGGGACTTTCGTGTGTTCCTTTGAAAATTTTTTTTAAAAAAGGCTTAGTGAAACTCGACATTGCCTTGGTCCGAGGAAAAAAACTTCATGATAAAAGAGAAACCATTAAAAATCGAGATGCTGCTAAAAGACTTAAAAATGACTTGAGAACATAG
- a CDS encoding WYL domain-containing protein: MDSLLKTKISEINLVAFDTETSGSYPVKDDIVEFGAVKWKNGKEIDRIEFLFKPKVKMSDFIISIHGISNEMVADKPSISQNIHEIRDFFKDSVGIAHHAPFDLGFISYVFEKNNIAFPKEPVLCTSLLSRKLILGVENHKLQTLIKHFGFPSLAAHRAYEDARACMFVFNECIKSLSTQKTGVTSSDLTSSDITLSELIKFQGKSLLWQNYSLSLSSSKEINVLVKAIEESKQVQLVYAKGNKKNQIRSLQPLGIVRNPDGDYLQAFDPTENKAKRFLLEFIKDVVSIY, encoded by the coding sequence ATGGATTCTCTCTTAAAAACAAAGATATCAGAAATAAACTTGGTGGCTTTTGATACAGAAACCAGTGGTTCTTATCCTGTGAAAGACGATATTGTTGAATTCGGTGCCGTTAAGTGGAAAAATGGGAAAGAAATAGATAGGATTGAGTTTTTATTCAAACCCAAAGTAAAAATGTCAGACTTTATTATCAGTATCCATGGAATTTCAAATGAAATGGTGGCAGACAAGCCGTCGATTAGCCAGAATATTCACGAAATAAGAGATTTTTTTAAGGACTCCGTGGGAATTGCTCATCATGCTCCTTTTGATCTGGGATTTATTTCCTATGTTTTTGAAAAAAATAATATTGCTTTTCCTAAAGAGCCTGTTTTGTGTACCAGTTTACTTTCAAGGAAATTAATCTTAGGGGTTGAAAATCACAAACTGCAGACGTTAATAAAACATTTTGGATTTCCGAGTCTGGCTGCCCATCGAGCTTACGAAGATGCGAGGGCCTGTATGTTTGTTTTTAATGAGTGTATAAAATCTCTGAGCACTCAAAAAACTGGTGTGACCAGTTCTGATTTGACAAGCTCAGATATCACTTTAAGCGAGCTTATAAAGTTTCAAGGCAAAAGTTTACTTTGGCAGAACTACTCGCTTTCTTTAAGTTCGTCTAAAGAAATTAATGTTCTTGTGAAGGCAATTGAAGAATCAAAGCAAGTTCAGTTAGTTTACGCTAAAGGTAATAAAAAGAATCAAATAAGATCTCTTCAGCCGTTGGGAATTGTAAGAAATCCCGATGGGGATTATCTCCAAGCTTTTGACCCAACTGAAAATAAGGCCAAAAGATTTTTACTTGAATTTATTAAAGATGTAGTCAGTATTTACTAG
- a CDS encoding chemotaxis protein MotB, whose translation MAGKEKPMIVIKKVIVAGGGHHGGSWKVALADFMTALMAFFLVMWLLGQTEETKKAVSDYFSTPSVIEYNFKNYGAQITLEKLFLDLINEPMKAFETFMEPMDKTPNLLDMGSAKVVAAYLADQLSDEAQNVKISQDGFNFDIPENLLFEKGTANPNSSFIQVMEKIKGITTGLEDSIVDLKSVVATGTISEEKEEMSGSIAQERLDLIMNKIKATLEHATVDVNGTTSIVNTKNDPQASKKIGFVRISIKQKELKSNGQEQRKLEVVFGESKEELNVYDNFVKKLTDKKVKR comes from the coding sequence ATGGCTGGAAAAGAAAAACCAATGATAGTTATAAAAAAAGTGATTGTCGCAGGTGGCGGGCATCATGGTGGTTCTTGGAAGGTGGCCCTTGCAGATTTCATGACAGCACTCATGGCTTTTTTTTTGGTGATGTGGCTTTTGGGACAAACAGAGGAAACAAAGAAAGCAGTCTCAGACTACTTTTCAACTCCATCGGTGATTGAATATAACTTTAAGAACTATGGGGCGCAAATCACTTTGGAAAAGCTATTTCTAGATTTGATAAATGAACCAATGAAGGCCTTTGAAACCTTCATGGAGCCAATGGACAAAACTCCAAACTTACTGGATATGGGCTCTGCCAAAGTGGTAGCGGCTTATCTTGCGGATCAGTTGTCTGATGAAGCTCAGAATGTCAAAATTAGTCAAGATGGTTTTAATTTTGATATACCAGAAAATTTACTTTTTGAGAAAGGTACAGCAAATCCAAACTCAAGTTTTATTCAAGTTATGGAAAAAATTAAAGGTATTACAACGGGCCTAGAGGACTCCATTGTTGATTTAAAATCTGTAGTGGCAACGGGGACCATATCTGAAGAGAAGGAAGAGATGAGTGGTTCCATAGCCCAAGAGAGACTAGATTTGATCATGAATAAAATAAAGGCTACGTTAGAGCATGCGACCGTAGATGTGAATGGGACAACGAGTATTGTCAATACCAAAAACGATCCTCAGGCCAGTAAAAAAATAGGGTTTGTCAGGATCAGTATCAAGCAAAAAGAATTAAAATCAAATGGGCAAGAGCAACGTAAACTTGAAGTCGTTTTTGGCGAATCCAAAGAAGAACTTAATGTCTATGATAATTTCGTAAAAAAACTCACGGATAAAAAAGTAAAACGTTAG
- a CDS encoding DEAD/DEAH box helicase, translating into MSFSTFAISPELIAHLDSIGFTQPTEIQVKAIPYLLTNTGDFIGLAATGTGKTAAFGIPLIENIDISQRTPQALILSPTRELAIQIVDQLKKLSSFKKMKIAPIYGGSSYRKQIDDVKKGVQIIVATPGRLIDLLEQEIFNLHDIKTVILDEADEMISMGFRDSLEEILKRTHSDSANEEKQSSKRNVRAACKTWLFSATMSPAIKRLTQQYLETPFTIEIQNKGSLSTQITQLYFTVKEDLKLKALTHLLDALPEFYGIIFCETKLKCAEVEEQLTKRGYFVDSLHGDKQQKEREWTLKKFKAKDVKVIVATDVAARGLDVSDLTHVVNYSLPWDVESYVHRIGRTGRNGKTGYSYSLVSPRELHTLRQIHQKTKANLVKGSIPTFKEVITHKLKMASEQLLKFENHIKKDVIETFKTTDEYSHLEKLTKEELITKFLNLKLEKNQHEEEVPFDFLNGRVPRELAAPGSKDAAYSNSRNDEGSYGGPRRDYSPRRNSGSGGARGNYRGAGGSSRGGFPNDRRPFTPRDDNAYSPKSRSVKASKDIKGKKMTTGTDEFASSSRKPRFFSNEID; encoded by the coding sequence ATGTCATTTTCTACTTTTGCCATTTCCCCTGAACTTATCGCGCACCTAGACTCTATCGGATTTACACAACCCACCGAGATTCAAGTTAAGGCTATTCCTTATTTATTAACAAATACCGGAGATTTCATCGGGTTAGCGGCAACAGGAACAGGAAAAACAGCTGCTTTTGGAATTCCTCTAATTGAAAATATAGACATCTCACAACGAACTCCTCAAGCCCTTATCTTAAGCCCCACAAGAGAATTAGCTATCCAAATAGTTGATCAGCTAAAAAAATTAAGCTCTTTTAAAAAAATGAAAATTGCTCCTATCTATGGAGGCTCCAGTTATCGAAAACAAATTGATGATGTTAAAAAGGGAGTTCAAATTATCGTAGCAACTCCAGGTAGATTAATAGATTTGCTAGAACAAGAAATTTTTAATCTGCATGATATTAAAACTGTCATCCTTGATGAAGCCGACGAGATGATTTCCATGGGCTTTCGTGACTCTTTAGAAGAAATTCTCAAGAGAACTCATTCCGACTCTGCAAATGAAGAAAAGCAAAGCTCTAAAAGAAATGTCAGAGCTGCCTGTAAAACTTGGTTATTTTCAGCTACCATGAGTCCCGCCATTAAACGATTAACCCAACAATATTTAGAAACTCCTTTTACTATTGAAATCCAAAATAAGGGTTCCTTATCAACACAAATCACTCAACTCTATTTTACAGTTAAAGAAGATTTAAAATTAAAAGCATTAACTCACCTGCTTGATGCCTTACCCGAGTTTTATGGAATTATATTTTGTGAAACTAAATTGAAGTGTGCTGAGGTTGAGGAGCAACTTACCAAACGTGGTTATTTTGTTGATTCACTCCACGGCGATAAGCAGCAAAAAGAACGCGAATGGACCCTCAAAAAGTTTAAGGCTAAGGATGTTAAAGTTATTGTTGCCACCGACGTTGCCGCTAGGGGTTTAGATGTTTCTGATTTAACCCATGTTGTGAACTATTCCCTGCCTTGGGATGTCGAGTCTTATGTTCACCGTATTGGAAGAACAGGCAGAAATGGAAAAACGGGTTATTCGTACAGTTTAGTTTCACCAAGAGAATTGCACACTCTCAGACAGATCCACCAAAAAACAAAAGCCAACCTTGTAAAAGGATCAATCCCCACTTTCAAAGAAGTTATCACTCATAAATTAAAGATGGCTTCTGAACAATTATTGAAATTTGAGAACCATATAAAAAAAGATGTTATTGAAACTTTTAAAACCACCGATGAGTATTCCCATTTAGAAAAACTGACAAAAGAAGAACTCATCACAAAATTTCTCAATCTGAAGCTTGAAAAAAATCAACACGAGGAAGAAGTCCCTTTTGATTTTTTAAATGGCCGCGTCCCAAGAGAATTAGCAGCTCCTGGATCTAAAGATGCCGCTTATTCTAACTCTCGAAACGATGAAGGCTCTTATGGAGGACCACGAAGAGATTACTCTCCAAGACGAAATAGTGGGAGCGGAGGGGCTAGGGGAAATTACCGAGGTGCTGGTGGCTCCAGCCGTGGTGGGTTCCCTAATGACAGAAGACCTTTTACTCCGAGAGATGATAATGCTTATTCTCCAAAAAGTCGAAGTGTCAAAGCCTCTAAGGATATTAAAGGAAAAAAAATGACAACAGGAACCGACGAATTTGCTAGCTCCAGCAGGAAACCAAGATTTTTTTCTAACGAAATAGATTAA
- a CDS encoding PilZ domain-containing protein, producing MDLKGNNQFKKISTSERNAVFSDLVKYPEDIICKTDSDFFPITPSQITNSNRLYFKFNEAEKEILSGTEVVCQFIHKKKDLYLFKTSFVKDKFAIYLNLDIDVFQIQRRDNFRFVFPKSISSKVIVKTKNNLIQIGNVYDLSKTGIRVCFKSSLENAKPDDLMDLEIKVMANDVVKTQAVLRHFKEETETLAGKKYSLFYYGFEFFQITKENEKLLYSINMDLYRNFLSKIGT from the coding sequence ATGGATTTAAAGGGAAATAATCAATTTAAAAAAATATCCACTTCAGAAAGAAACGCTGTTTTCTCTGACTTAGTTAAATATCCTGAAGATATCATTTGTAAAACTGATTCAGATTTTTTTCCAATAACGCCTTCTCAGATCACAAATTCAAATAGGCTGTATTTTAAATTCAATGAAGCTGAAAAAGAAATTCTGTCCGGAACTGAAGTCGTTTGTCAATTTATCCATAAAAAAAAGGACTTATACCTCTTCAAAACATCATTTGTTAAAGATAAGTTCGCAATTTATCTAAATTTAGACATTGATGTTTTTCAAATTCAAAGAAGAGATAACTTCAGATTTGTATTTCCCAAATCTATAAGCTCTAAAGTCATTGTCAAAACGAAAAACAATTTGATTCAAATTGGAAACGTCTATGACCTAAGCAAAACGGGAATTCGAGTTTGTTTCAAAAGCTCACTTGAAAATGCAAAGCCAGATGATCTCATGGATCTCGAAATTAAAGTGATGGCAAATGATGTCGTCAAAACACAAGCTGTTCTTAGACACTTTAAAGAAGAGACGGAAACCCTTGCAGGAAAGAAATATTCTTTATTTTACTATGGATTTGAATTTTTTCAAATTACAAAGGAGAATGAAAAACTTTTGTATTCCATAAATATGGACCTCTATCGAAACTTTCTTTCTAAAATAGGAACCTGA
- the rsmA gene encoding ribosomal RNA small subunit methyltransferase A, whose translation MTAKERLNLFFNSSPIYAKRSLGQNFLVSDYAIEMMLNKLKVINSENIIEIGPGPGALTDLILKLKKNYSTIELDQVFAEYWSSKGIKVFNQDALKFDWDLFENKLDSTLISNLPYQISSSIVIDRSMDDAPFSNMVLMFQKEVAQKIRAKNKTSDFSLLSLIAQTFWQMETLCDLGPRDFTPAPKVASRVLHFKSKKTEIKNKKNYLQFSKAAFKQKRKMLKSNLMQYNNLKELDLLDVMAELKISKTARAEELSTEDFVNLYQKLGYL comes from the coding sequence ATGACCGCCAAAGAGAGATTAAATTTATTTTTCAATTCAAGTCCTATCTATGCCAAGAGATCTCTTGGGCAAAATTTTTTAGTTTCTGACTATGCGATTGAAATGATGTTAAATAAATTAAAGGTGATTAATTCTGAAAACATAATAGAAATAGGACCCGGTCCTGGGGCTTTAACCGATTTAATTTTAAAATTAAAAAAGAATTACTCAACTATCGAGCTTGATCAGGTCTTTGCTGAGTACTGGTCCTCAAAAGGGATAAAGGTCTTTAATCAAGATGCTCTTAAATTTGATTGGGATTTATTTGAGAATAAACTAGATTCCACCTTAATTAGTAATTTGCCATACCAAATTTCTTCGTCGATAGTCATTGATCGCTCAATGGATGATGCTCCCTTCTCAAATATGGTATTAATGTTTCAAAAAGAAGTAGCTCAAAAGATAAGAGCAAAAAATAAAACTTCTGATTTTAGCTTGTTGAGCTTAATCGCTCAAACTTTTTGGCAAATGGAAACTCTTTGTGATTTAGGTCCACGGGATTTTACGCCGGCTCCGAAAGTGGCCAGCAGGGTATTGCATTTTAAATCGAAGAAAACAGAGATTAAAAATAAAAAAAACTATTTACAATTTTCAAAAGCGGCCTTTAAGCAAAAAAGAAAAATGCTCAAATCAAATTTAATGCAATATAATAATTTGAAAGAACTTGATCTTTTAGATGTAATGGCCGAGCTTAAAATAAGTAAAACAGCGAGGGCCGAAGAGCTAAGCACTGAAGACTTTGTTAATTTATATCAGAAGCTGGGATATTTGTGA